The DNA sequence GTCGGCCTCGGCGGTGCCCAAGCCGTCCTACCGCTAGGCATCGTCACTGTCGCGTCGATCGGACTCGGTGTTGGCGCCCATGTGGTGTTCGTCGGAGCGCTCCGTGCGGTTTCTACGGCACCCGCGCCGTCCACTCCTCGTTGCTGTACTTGGTGAGGGCCAGTTCCTCGGCGCGCGCCATCTCCTCGTTGGTGAGGTGTCCCTGGGCGAGGCCGTAGCGGGTGCGGAAGGAGGTGAGCATGCGGTCGATGATCTCGGCTCGGGGCAGGCCGGTCTGGCGGCGGAGCGGGTCGACGCGTTTTCCGGCGCTCCTGGTGCCCTTGTCGGACATCTTCTCCTTGCCGATGCGCAGGACGTCGAGCATCTTGTCGGCGTCGATGTCGTACGCCATCGTCACGTGGTGCAGTACGGCGCCGTTCCCGGCGGCGAGGCGTTTCTGTGCGGCGCCGCCGATCTTGCCTGCCTCGGAGGCGATGTCGTTGAGGGGCTGGTACCAGGCTTTGATGCCCATGTCGCCGAGCGCGTTCAGCACCCAGTCGTCGAGGTAGGCGTAGGAGTCGGCGAACGACAGCCCGGAGACGAGGGAGGCCGGTACCGACAGGGAGTAGGTGATGGTGTTCTCGGCCTCCACGAACATGGCTCCGCCACCGGAAATGCGCCGCACCACGGTGACGCCGTGACGAGCCGCGCCCGCGGGGTCCACTTCATTGCGGAGGGATTGGAAGCTGCCGATGATGACGGCCGGGGCGCCCCATTCCCAGACGCGGAGGGTGGGGGCGCGGCGTCCGGCCGCGACCTCCTCGGTGAGGACCTGGTCCAGGGCCATGTGCAGGGCCGGGGACTGTGGCGGTTCGTGGATGAGCTGCCAGTCGTAGTCGGTCCAGTCCGTGGCTCGGGCCAGGGCTCGGCGCACGGACACCGCGACTCCCTCGGCCGTGATGCCGTACATCGTGGTGCCTGGTGGGAGTGCCGCCTCGATGCGTGCGGTGAGCCCCGCCGCGTCGGTGTCGGCGGGGGCGCCTTCCAGGGCGTGATCGATGGCGGCGAGGGCCTCGTCGGGTTCGAGGAAGAAGTCGCCGGCGACCCGCACGTTGCGCAGGACGCCGTCCTGGTGGTCCAGATCCACGACCACGAGCTTCCCGCCAGGGATCTTGTACTCGCCGTGCATGTCCTGCCCGCCTCCTGCCTCGGTCCGGCGCCCTCGATCATTATCCCGCGTCAGGTCGCGCGCTCCGGCCGGGTCCGGTTTCGGTCCGGACGGTTGACACCGCCGCGGGCTTCACTGACCATGTGAACGCTCTTTGGGAGCGCTCCCATGCACGTCCCCCCATCGTGAGGCCGTACGGCACCACCCGCCCCTGTGCCCCGCCCGTGCACACGTGTGCTCCTGTGCCTGCCGCGTGGCCGGGCCGTGCCGCATGGCCGTCTGGAAGGAGGACCATGCGCATGACTCCGAGGGCCGCGCTGGCGGCCGTGGTGCTGCTGGTGGCGGGCGGGGGGCTGGCCGACCCCGTCCGGGCCAGTGCCTTACCGGACCGGGGCGCGGCCCGCGCCGCCGCGGACGGCCCCGCGCTCACCGTCGACGCCACCACCGGGCGCCACCCGATCGACCCGCACATCTACGGGATCAACTTCGCCGACGAGTCGCTGGCCGAGGAGCTGCGGCTGCCGGTCCGGCGGTGGGGCGGAAACGCCACGACCCGCTACAACTACCAGCTGGACGCCTACAACGCGGGCGCGGACTGGTACTTCGAGAACCTCTTCTACGACAACGGCACCGACGGGCTGCCGGACGGCTCCGAGGCCGACAAGTTCATCGACCAGAACCGCCGCACCGGCACCGACACCGTGCTGACCGTGCCGATGAGCGGCTGGACGACGGCGGCCCGCAACGCCGCCTGCGGCTTCAGCATCGCCCGTTACGGACCCCAGCAGGGCAGCGACGCCCAGTGGCGTCCGGACTGCGGCAACGGGGTGAAGAGCGACGGCACCAATGTCACCGGCAACGATCCGGCCGACACCAGCGTGGCCGCGGGACCGGAGTTCACGGGGGACTGGGTGCGGTATCTGAACCGCGCCTACGGGAGCGCGGACGACGGCGGGGTGCGCTTCTACGACCTCGACAACGAGCCCGACCTGTGGCACAGCACCCACCGGGACGTCC is a window from the Streptomyces luomodiensis genome containing:
- a CDS encoding lipoate--protein ligase family protein codes for the protein MHGEYKIPGGKLVVVDLDHQDGVLRNVRVAGDFFLEPDEALAAIDHALEGAPADTDAAGLTARIEAALPPGTTMYGITAEGVAVSVRRALARATDWTDYDWQLIHEPPQSPALHMALDQVLTEEVAAGRRAPTLRVWEWGAPAVIIGSFQSLRNEVDPAGAARHGVTVVRRISGGGAMFVEAENTITYSLSVPASLVSGLSFADSYAYLDDWVLNALGDMGIKAWYQPLNDIASEAGKIGGAAQKRLAAGNGAVLHHVTMAYDIDADKMLDVLRIGKEKMSDKGTRSAGKRVDPLRRQTGLPRAEIIDRMLTSFRTRYGLAQGHLTNEEMARAEELALTKYSNEEWTARVP